In Eubalaena glacialis isolate mEubGla1 chromosome 4, mEubGla1.1.hap2.+ XY, whole genome shotgun sequence, one DNA window encodes the following:
- the LOC133089543 gene encoding LOW QUALITY PROTEIN: serine-threonine kinase receptor-associated protein-like (The sequence of the model RefSeq protein was modified relative to this genomic sequence to represent the inferred CDS: inserted 2 bases in 1 codon; deleted 1 base in 1 codon): protein MTPAHVVAPTASQGGEGEGRGLEESVPRGAKRPDHPRLPLPSPRRIARLAAAVAMRPLTCAGHKHSQPVVDLAFSGITPYGYCLISACKDGKPMLRQGDTGDWTGTFWGHKGAVWDATVNKDATKAATAAADFTAKVWDAVSGDESMTLAHKYIAKTXDFTQDSNYLLTGGQDKLLGIYDLNKPEAEPKEISGHTSGIKKVLWCSEDKQILSADDKTVRLWDHATMTEVKSLNFNMSVSSMEYIPEGEILVITYGRSITFHSAVSLDPIKSFEAPATINSASLHPEKEFLAAGGEDFKLYKYDCNSGEELESYEGHFGPIHCVRFSPDGELYASGSEDRTLRLWQTVVGKTYSLWKCVLPEEDSGELAKPKISFPETVEEELEEIAAENSDSIYSSTPEVKA from the exons ATGACCCCTGCCCACGTGGTCGCACCTACGGCG AgtcagggcggggagggggaggggaggggcctcgAGGAGTCGGTGCCAAGAGGAGCGAAAAGACCAGACCACCCTcggctccccctcccctcaccccgccGGATCGCAAGGCTCGCAGCTGCTGTGGCAATGAGGCCGCTCACCTGCGCGGGCCACAAG CACTCGCAGCCTGTGGTGGATTTGGCCTTCAGTGGCATCACGCCTTACGGCTATTGCCTAATCAGTGCTTGCAAAGATGGTAAACCTATGCTACGCCAGGGAGATACAGGAGACTGGACTGGAACATTTTGGGGTCATAAGGGTGCTGTTTGGGATGCAACAGTAAATAAGGATGCCACCAAAGCGGCTACAGCAGCTGCAGATTTCACAGCCAAAGTGTGGGATGCTGTCTCAGGAGATGAATCGATGACCCTGGCTCATAAATACATTGCCAAGAC GGATTTTACACAGGATAGTAATTACTTGTTAACCGGGGGACAGGATAAACTGTTAGGCATATATGACTTGAACAAACCTGAGGCAGAACCTAAGGAAATCAGTGGTCATACCTCTGGTATTAAAAAGGTTCTATGGTGCAGCGAGGATAAACAGATCCTTTCAGCTGATGATAAAACTGTTCGCCTTTGGGATCATGCTACTATGACAGAAGTGAAATCTCTAAATTTTAATATGTCTGTTAGCAGTATGGAATATATTCCTGAGGGAGAGATCTTGGTAATAACTTACGGACGATCTATTACTTTTCACAGTGCAGTAAGTTTGGACCCAATTAAATCTTTTGAAGCTCCTGCAACCATCAATTCTGCATCTCTTCATCCTGAGAAAGAATTTCTTGCTGCAGGGGGTGaagattttaaactttataagTATGATTGTAATAGTGGAGAAGAATTAGAATCCTATGAAGGACACTTTGGTCCCATTCACTGTGTGAGGTTTAGTCCTGATGGAGAACTCTATGCTAGTGGTTCTGAAGATAGAACATTGAGACTATGGCAGACTGTGGTAGGAAAAACATACAGCCTTTGGAAATGTGTGCTTCCTGAAGAAGATAGTGGTGAGCTGGCAAAGCCGAAGATCAGTTTTCCAGAGACAGTGGAAGAGGAGCTAGAAGAAATTGCTGCAGAGAATTCTGATTCCATCTATAGTTCAACTCCTGAAGTTAAGGCCTGA